A window of the Zeugodacus cucurbitae isolate PBARC_wt_2022May chromosome 2, idZeuCucr1.2, whole genome shotgun sequence genome harbors these coding sequences:
- the LOC114804495 gene encoding uncharacterized protein LOC114804495, which yields MPWIAIFIFGITALQNLCYIQAKLSPEHVPRSVELLSNILTPNNETPNHKDYLNDSNEVNVIDLQLISGNSNNDDFVMGANELNDNKDDEPYSYREHQKDEGIEVATENEYLPSNSTQSSNEVNNKSNCTTKTATATDNKNEAKMFSDIAMLETTTARNTGTLTELSMRVNRNDFVKVDDGRNETSSNHLETSTTATTVKTKPLTTTSSKRNTITANNSGVTVTSMSTSVPSPLAVNTKLYHPNGFLNPFGQLVAFFGSDQLHLQDYTFFFNVERHTVFQLHTNNYNNINEKSHSQAVGSVTGLAETVAAGSERVLNVVTNSIGAVFGANPPTTAAGVTPNSASTTTTSAHAAPIIRVEEVQLYNGKSLRQSRFNPFNPTRILIHGWLGGANAGIYQTLVPAYLRQGTGNYNVFTVDWGRGAVADYLTASYRVKPVGKVLAKFIDFLQREAGIRYEDLHVIGFSMGAHIAGIAGKHIQTGRLPVIYALDPALPFFRYDNFDERVAITDADYVEVVHTSVGSYGYDRPLGHVDFYVNYGSAQPGCFLNECSHFRAFHIFAESLQSKAVLRAHGCDVKLWQDMIKHRRCLMGTGRQMALGGDPTNVTALRGRGGVFYLATNAAAPYAKDVT from the exons cgCTACAAAACTTGTGCTATATTCAAGCAAAATTATCGCCCGAACATGTGCCGAGATCCGTCGAATTGTTAAGCAATATCTTAACACCAAACAACGAGACCCCCAACCATAAAGATTATTTAAACGACAGCAATGAAGTCAACGTGATAGATCTGCAGTTAATCAGCGGCAATAGCAATAATGATGATTTTGTAATGGGTGCCAACGAGCTCAATGACAATAAAGATGACGAACCATATTCGTATAGGGAGCATCAGAAAGATGAGGGTATTGAAGTGGCAACAGAAAATGAATATTTGCCGAGCAATTCCACACAGAGCAGCAACGaagtaaacaacaaaagcaactgcACTACGAAAACCGCAACAGCAACAGacaataaaaatgaagcaaaaatGTTCAGTGACATAGCAATGTTGGAGACGACAACGGCAAGGAATACCGGCACACTGACAGAGCTGTCAATGCGGGTCAACAGAAATGATTTTGTCAAAGTGGATGATGGCAGAAATGAAACTAGCAGCAATCACCTGGAAACatcgacaacagcaacaactgtcAAAACAAAGCCTTTAACTACAACAAGTAGCAAAAGAAATACCATTACAGCGAACAATAGTGGTGTAACTGTAACGAGTATGAGCACGAGTGTCCCGTCCCCGCTGGCGGTCAACACGAAACTCTACCATCCAAATGGGTTTCTCAATCCATTCGGACAATTAGTCGCCTTCTTTGGCAGCGACCAATTGCATCTGCAGGACTATACGTTCTTCTTCAATGTCGAACGCCATACCGTTTTCCAGCTACAcaccaacaattacaacaatattaACGAAAAATCGCATAGCCAAGCTGTTGGCAGTGTAACGGGTTTGGCCGAAACGGTAGCTGCTGGTAGTGAGCGTGTATTGAATGTGGTCACCAACTCGATTGGCGCTGTATTTGGCGCAAATCCACCCACAACAGCAGCAGGCGTAACGCCAAATTCAGCGTCAACAACAACGACGTCCGCCCATGCCGCGCCCATTATCAGAGTAGAGGAAGTGCAGCTGTACAATGGCAAATCATTGCGGCAGTCACGTTTCAATCCTTTCAATCCAACACG CATACTCATACACGGTTGGTTAGGCGGCGCCAATGCAGGCATCTATCAGACACTCGTACCGGCTTATCTCCGACAAGGTACAGGCAATTATAATGTCTTCACAGTGGATTGGGGACGTGGTGCAGTTGCCGACTATCTCACCGCAAGCTATCGCGTGAAGCCGGTCGGTAAGGTGTTGGCGAAATTTATCGATTTCCTACAACGTGAGGCAGGCATACGCTACGAGGATCTACATGTGATCGGCTTCAGCATGGGCGCACACATAGCTGGCATCGCTGGGAAGCATATACAAACCGGTAGACTGCCGGTGATTTATGCATTGGATCCCGCGCTGCCATTCTTTCGTTACGATAATTTCGATGAACGCGTAGCGATCACCGATGCCGATTATGTGGAAGTCGTGCACACGAGTGTTGGTTCGTATGGTTACGATCGCCCATTGGGACATGTCGACTTCTATGTGAACTATGGCAGCGCGCAACCGGGTTGTTTTCTGAATGAATGCAGCCACTTTCGTGCTTTTCATATATTCGCCGAGTCATTGCAGTCGAAGGCCGTGCTGCGTGCGCATGGTTGTGATGTCAAACTGTGGCAGGATATGATTAAGCATAGACGATGTCTAATGGGCACGGGCAGGCAAATGGCGTTGGGCGGTGATCCGACAAATGTGACGGCATTACGTGGACGTGGTGGTGTATTTTACTTAGCGACTAATGCGGCAGCGCCGTATGCCAAGGATGTGACGTGA